A single window of Populus nigra chromosome 17, ddPopNigr1.1, whole genome shotgun sequence DNA harbors:
- the LOC133677448 gene encoding adenylosuccinate synthetase, chloroplastic, with the protein MNLSSLRLESNPRWSYHAAHFPAHHGLNPSIRRNFVSCSSIKPSASSSLSVAESFTRDSASRIESLSQVSGVLGSQWGDEGKGKLVDILAEHFDIVARCQGGANAGHTIYNSEGKKFALHLVPSGILNEDTLCVIGNGVVVHLPGLFKEIDGLEANGVSCTGRILVSDRAHLLFDFHQEVDGLREAELAKSFIGTTRRGIGPCYSSKVIRNGIRVCDLRHMDTFPQKLDTLLSDVASRFESFKYGPEMLKEEVEKYKRFAERLEPFITDTVHFMNESIAKKKKILVEGGQATMLDIDFGTYPFVTSSSPSAGGICTGLGIAPRVVGDLIGVVKAYTSRVGSGPFPTEILGQGGDLLRFAGQEFGTTTGRPRRCGWLDVVALKYVCQINGFSSLNLTKLDVLSEFSEIQIGVSYKQIDGTPVESFPGDLCLLEQLKVDYEVLPGWKSDISSIRKYADLPKAAQQYVERIEELVGVPIHYIGIGPGRDALIYK; encoded by the exons ATGAACCTCTCCTCTCTACGCCTTGAATCCAACCCTAGGTGGTCCTACCATGCCGCCCACTTCCCGGCCCACCACGGGCTCAACCCCAGCATCCGAAGAAACTTCGTATCATGCTCGTCCATCAAACCCTCTGCCTCTTCCTCCTTAAGTGTTGCCGAGTCATTCACTAGAGACTCAGCTAGTCGAATTGAATCATTGAGTCAAGTTTCCGGCGTCTTAGGCTCCCAATGGGGTGATGAAGGCAAAGGCAAACTGGTCGACATCTTGGCCGAACATTTCGACATAGTTGCTCGCTGCCAG GGCGGAGCGAATGCCGGCCACACTATTTATAACTCGGAAGGAAAGAAATTTGCATTACACCTTGTTCCTTCTGGAATTCTTAACGAGGATACTCTTTGTGTAATTGGGAATGGGGTTGTTGTCCATTTGCCAGGTTTGTTTAAGGAAATTGATGGGTTAGAAGCTAATGGGGTTTCTTGTACGGGTAGAATATTAGTGTCTGATCGTGCACATCTGTTGTTTGATTTTCATCAAGAAGTAGATGGGCTTAGAGAAGCTGAGCTAGCGAAATCTTTTATTGGGACTACTAGGAGAGGGATTGGACCATGCTATTCGAGTAAGGTGATTAGGAATGGGATTAGAGtatgtgatttgaggcatatgGATACTTTTCCTCAAAAGCTTGATACTCTGTTGTCAGATGTTGCTTCGAGATTTGAGAGTTTTAAATATGGTCCTGAAATGCTTAAGGAAGAAGTTGAGAAGTATAAGAGGTTTGCTGAAAGGTTGGAGCCGTTCATTACTGATACAGTACATTTTATGAACGAGTCCattgcaaagaagaagaaaattttggTTGAAGGTGGTCAAGCTACCATGTTAGATATTGATTTTGGAACTTACCCTTTCGTGACTTCCTCGAGCCCATCAGCTGGTGGGATCTGTACTGGTCTTGGCATTGCCCCCCGAGTTGTTGGTGATCTCATTGGAGTG GTAAAAGCTTACACTTCAAGGGTTGGTTCTGGTCCCTTTCCTACTGAGATATTGGGTCAAGGTGGTGACCTCCTAAGGTTTGCTGGGCAGGAGTTTGGAACAACTACTGGTCGACCTCGTCGTTGTGGTTGGCTTGATGTAGTTGCGTTGAAGTATGTTTGTCAGATTAACGGCTTTTCTTCTCTAAACCTCACCAAACTCGACGTGTTGTCAGAATTCTCTGAAATCCAGATAGGTGTTTCTTATAAACAAATTGATGGTACACCAGTGGAATCATTTCCAGGAGATCTCTGTCTCCTTGAACAATTAAAG GTGGATTATGAAGTCTTACCTGGATGGAAGAGTGATATTTCTTCCATCAGAAAGTATGCGGACCTTCCAAAGGCTGCACAGCAATATGTGGAGAGGATAGAGGAGCTTGTTGGTGTACCTATTCATTACATTGGTATTGGGCCGGGACGTGATGCTCTCATATACAAATAA